Proteins encoded by one window of Moorella humiferrea:
- a CDS encoding FCD domain-containing protein, protein MKNILNGKLENYKPLREIVFETLREAIINGQLKAGERLMEVQLAEELGVSRTPVREAIRKLELEGFVVMLPRKGAYVADLSTKDIADVFEIRSALESLAAALACERITDEELDELERLLIKVADCVAKDDLETLIEVDTQFHDVLYRASRNDRLVQIINNLREQIQRFRTTSLGTPGRMRETLEEHKQLVEAITARNVELARRLALEHIENAENRMMEAIREEMRSSSNPRK, encoded by the coding sequence ATGAAAAATATTCTTAACGGCAAGCTGGAAAATTACAAACCCTTACGGGAAATAGTATTTGAAACCCTGCGGGAGGCCATTATCAACGGTCAGTTGAAGGCCGGGGAGAGACTGATGGAAGTTCAGCTGGCGGAAGAACTGGGCGTCAGCCGGACACCCGTCAGAGAGGCCATCCGCAAGCTGGAGCTGGAGGGTTTCGTTGTCATGCTCCCGCGCAAGGGAGCATATGTGGCGGATCTTTCCACCAAAGATATCGCCGATGTTTTTGAAATTCGGTCGGCGCTGGAATCCCTGGCCGCCGCCCTGGCCTGCGAACGCATAACCGATGAAGAACTGGACGAGCTGGAACGCCTGTTGATAAAGGTGGCCGATTGCGTAGCCAAGGACGATTTGGAAACCTTAATTGAAGTAGATACCCAATTTCACGACGTCTTGTACCGGGCCAGCCGCAATGACCGCCTGGTACAGATAATTAATAATTTGCGGGAACAAATCCAGCGTTTCCGCACCACTTCCCTGGGTACTCCCGGCCGTATGCGGGAAACCCTGGAAGAGCATAAGCAGCTGGTGGAAGCCATTACGGCCCGCAATGTAGAATTGGCCCGCCGTCTGGCCCTGGAACACATTGAAAATGCCGAAAACCGGATGATGGAAGCCATTAGGGAAGAAATGCGGTCCAGCAGCAACCCACGAAAATAG
- a CDS encoding late competence development ComFB family protein, whose product MTKEIFLKNYMEDCVWELLDQVLAQDPEACRCDTCRYDIVALALNHLPPRYVVREKGEIYSKLAMLEAQHRADIYRALTEALMKVKESPRHD is encoded by the coding sequence ATGACCAAGGAAATATTTTTAAAAAACTATATGGAAGACTGCGTCTGGGAACTGTTGGATCAGGTCCTCGCCCAGGATCCCGAAGCCTGCCGCTGCGATACCTGCCGGTATGATATCGTAGCCCTGGCTTTGAATCATTTACCGCCCCGCTATGTGGTCAGGGAAAAGGGAGAAATTTATTCCAAACTGGCCATGCTTGAAGCCCAGCACCGGGCTGATATCTACCGCGCCCTTACCGAGGCCTTGATGAAGGTCAAGGAATCGCCCCGCCACGATTAA
- a CDS encoding substrate-binding domain-containing protein, with protein sequence MYKSKRRTVALLIFAFLLAVIAGGCSRNAGQGNNQAASTVGGTSGKESAQKKEIILATTTSTMDTGLLDVLIPMFEKKTGYIVKPNAVGTGQALAMGEQGNADVLLVHAPEAEMELVAKGTVINRRLVMHNDFIIVGPPEDPAGIRGIKKADGAFKQIAAGKALFISRGDDSGTHKMEKKIWQKAGIKPEGKWYQEAGSGMGQTLNIASEKGGYTLTDRGTYLALQKNLKLEVMVEGDRALLNIYHVMQVNPDKFPGITLNSDGAQAFVDFMTDPETQKVIGDFGRDKFGQPLFFPDAGKDEASLGQ encoded by the coding sequence ATGTATAAAAGTAAGAGACGTACCGTTGCTTTACTTATTTTTGCTTTTCTGCTGGCGGTTATAGCGGGCGGCTGCAGCCGAAATGCTGGGCAGGGAAACAATCAGGCCGCTTCTACAGTTGGTGGAACCAGCGGAAAAGAATCGGCTCAAAAAAAAGAAATAATTCTGGCCACCACAACCAGCACAATGGATACCGGGCTGCTCGACGTCCTCATTCCTATGTTTGAGAAAAAAACCGGCTATATCGTTAAGCCCAATGCCGTAGGTACGGGACAGGCGCTGGCCATGGGTGAACAGGGCAATGCCGATGTCCTCCTCGTCCACGCTCCGGAGGCGGAAATGGAGCTAGTGGCAAAGGGGACGGTGATCAACCGTCGTCTGGTGATGCACAACGATTTCATTATCGTCGGGCCGCCGGAAGATCCGGCCGGGATTAGGGGGATTAAAAAGGCGGATGGGGCTTTTAAGCAGATTGCCGCCGGTAAGGCTCTATTTATTTCCCGGGGTGACGATTCTGGCACCCACAAAATGGAGAAAAAAATCTGGCAGAAGGCAGGCATAAAACCTGAAGGTAAATGGTACCAGGAAGCCGGTTCCGGCATGGGGCAGACTTTAAATATCGCTTCCGAAAAGGGTGGCTATACCCTCACAGATCGTGGCACTTATCTCGCCCTGCAAAAAAACCTTAAATTGGAGGTTATGGTGGAAGGGGACAGGGCTTTACTAAATATCTATCATGTTATGCAGGTCAACCCAGATAAATTTCCGGGTATAACCCTTAACAGCGACGGGGCCCAGGCCTTCGTAGACTTTATGACCGATCCGGAGACTCAAAAAGTAATCGGCGACTTTGGCAGAGATAAATTCGGCCAGCCCCTTTTCTTCCCCGACGCAGGGAAAGACGAAGCTTCCTTGGGGCAATAA
- a CDS encoding nucleotidyltransferase family protein, with protein MQVDAIVLAGDREGRALLPVGSRPMILWVLEALQYSGCIRRLVVSGPQELTAVLPAGVTLVPAGKTAVESALNGAALFPDAEWLLLVTADIPLLKPEAVQDFLERCRRRRADFYYPIVSRERNEASYPGVKRTYVRLRDGIFTGGNMVLIRAAILPDCARKSQELVRLRKSPLALSRLAGLGFIIKFLTRRLTIAEAEKEFSRLLGARGAAIISPHPEIGIDVDKESDLQLARRVLGSGPATCSTKK; from the coding sequence TTGCAGGTAGATGCCATCGTCCTCGCGGGGGACCGGGAAGGCCGGGCCCTGTTACCTGTTGGTTCCCGACCCATGATTCTCTGGGTGCTAGAAGCCCTTCAATATTCGGGTTGTATCCGTCGGTTAGTTGTATCGGGTCCCCAGGAGCTTACCGCAGTCCTTCCCGCGGGGGTGACCCTCGTACCTGCCGGGAAGACGGCCGTGGAGAGCGCCCTGAACGGAGCCGCCCTTTTTCCTGATGCCGAGTGGCTGCTTCTGGTAACCGCCGACATTCCTCTTTTAAAACCGGAGGCCGTGCAGGATTTTTTGGAGCGCTGCCGCCGACGGAGGGCCGATTTTTATTATCCCATAGTCAGCCGCGAGCGCAATGAAGCAAGCTATCCCGGCGTTAAACGCACTTACGTCCGTCTACGAGATGGGATTTTTACCGGGGGAAACATGGTATTAATCCGGGCGGCGATTTTACCTGATTGCGCCAGGAAGAGCCAGGAACTGGTGAGGTTGCGTAAAAGCCCCCTTGCCTTAAGCCGCCTGGCGGGTTTGGGGTTTATCATAAAATTTTTAACCCGTCGCCTAACCATAGCTGAGGCTGAAAAGGAGTTTTCCCGCCTGCTGGGTGCCAGGGGAGCGGCTATAATTTCCCCCCATCCGGAAATCGGCATCGACGTCGATAAAGAAAGCGATCTGCAGCTTGCCAGAAGGGTCTTAGGCAGTGGGCCGGCGACGTGCTCCACTAAAAAGTAA
- a CDS encoding ribose-phosphate diphosphokinase — translation METESARLKIFSGNANPELAREIGAYLGVPLGAAKVSRFSDGEISIAIDESVRGEDVFVIQPTCEPVNDNLMELLILIDALRRASAWRITAVVPYYGYARQERKTRARDPISAKLVANLITAAGADRVLTMDLHAAAIQGFFDIPVDHLTAVPILADYFNSKGFDRAVVVSPDLGGVTRARNFAERIGAEIAIIDKRRPAPNVAEIMNLIGDVKNKTVIMIDDLIDTAGTICLGAKALLEHGARAVYACCTHPVLSGPARERLAAAPLEEVVVCNTIPVPENKEIEKLRRLSVAPLLGEAIIRIHKDLSVSKLFD, via the coding sequence ATGGAAACAGAGAGCGCACGGTTAAAAATTTTTAGCGGCAACGCTAACCCCGAGCTGGCCAGGGAGATCGGCGCCTACCTGGGAGTACCCCTTGGCGCGGCCAAGGTTAGCCGTTTCAGCGACGGTGAAATCAGCATTGCCATTGACGAAAGCGTCCGGGGGGAGGATGTTTTCGTCATTCAACCCACCTGTGAGCCCGTCAACGATAATCTAATGGAACTTTTAATTTTAATCGACGCATTGCGCCGCGCTTCGGCCTGGCGCATTACCGCAGTGGTTCCCTATTACGGTTATGCCCGCCAGGAACGCAAAACCAGGGCGCGGGATCCCATTTCGGCCAAACTTGTCGCCAATTTAATTACCGCCGCCGGCGCCGACAGAGTCCTTACCATGGACCTCCATGCGGCGGCAATCCAGGGCTTTTTTGACATCCCCGTTGACCACCTGACGGCGGTGCCGATCCTGGCCGATTATTTCAATAGTAAAGGTTTTGATCGGGCCGTAGTCGTTTCCCCCGATCTTGGCGGTGTCACTAGGGCGCGGAATTTTGCCGAGCGCATCGGCGCCGAGATTGCTATTATCGATAAACGGCGGCCGGCTCCCAATGTGGCAGAAATCATGAACCTCATCGGTGACGTGAAAAATAAAACGGTCATCATGATTGATGACCTCATCGACACCGCCGGGACCATCTGCCTGGGGGCAAAGGCTTTGCTGGAGCACGGGGCCAGGGCTGTCTACGCCTGCTGTACCCACCCCGTTTTATCGGGACCGGCCCGGGAACGTCTGGCAGCTGCCCCTTTAGAAGAAGTAGTTGTCTGCAATACCATCCCCGTACCGGAAAACAAGGAAATCGAAAAGTTGCGCCGTCTATCGGTGGCCCCTTTACTCGGCGAAGCCATTATCCGCATCCACAAGGACCTGTCTGTGAGCAAACTTTTCGATTAG
- a CDS encoding response regulator, with translation MKAVPKILIVDDEPAIVELVAYNLQQAGFTTVTAGDGAEALAKAETEKPDLIILDVMLPKVDGFEVCRSLRARGNTPILMLTARREEIDRVLGLELGADDYLTKPFSPRELVARVRAILRRAESNMQQKEEIIAVDDVVINPAGHVVTVKGKPVDLTLKEYQLLYLLAANRGRVFTREALLERLWEGDYYGDMRTIDVHIRHLREKIEENPSNPRYILTVRGVGYKFRD, from the coding sequence GTGAAAGCGGTGCCGAAAATCCTGATCGTTGATGATGAACCGGCCATAGTGGAACTGGTAGCCTACAATTTGCAGCAGGCAGGTTTTACTACCGTTACGGCCGGCGACGGAGCGGAGGCCCTGGCCAAGGCAGAGACGGAAAAGCCCGACCTCATTATATTAGATGTTATGTTGCCGAAGGTCGACGGGTTTGAAGTATGCCGCAGCCTGAGGGCCCGCGGCAATACCCCTATTCTCATGCTTACGGCACGCCGGGAAGAGATCGATCGGGTTCTGGGGCTGGAGCTGGGGGCGGACGATTATCTTACCAAACCCTTTAGCCCCCGGGAGCTGGTGGCCCGGGTCCGCGCCATTTTGCGCCGGGCGGAAAGCAACATGCAGCAAAAGGAAGAAATAATCGCCGTGGACGACGTGGTAATTAATCCCGCCGGCCATGTAGTCACTGTTAAAGGGAAACCTGTAGACTTAACATTAAAGGAGTATCAGCTCCTGTATTTGCTGGCGGCCAATAGGGGCCGGGTATTCACCCGGGAGGCACTGCTGGAACGCCTGTGGGAGGGGGACTATTACGGCGATATGCGAACAATCGATGTGCATATTCGCCATCTGCGGGAAAAAATAGAAGAAAACCCCAGCAACCCGCGGTATATCCTTACGGTTCGTGGGGTGGGGTACAAGTTTCGCGACTGA
- a CDS encoding ABC transporter permease — translation MEAVWRGLVQAFRLLFTLDPEVLEIVYLTLKVCGLATVISVIIGVPLGIFLALKEFPGRRLVVSLVNTGMGLPPVVVGLWVSFLLWRSGPLGRLGLIYTPTAMVIAQAFIATPMVTGLSMAAVQQLPAKLQAQIMAMGASPWQLYWTIIREARLGLLAAVIAGFGAVVSEVGAASMVGGNIMHHTRVLTTATVMEVSRGHFDLAMALGFILLGLAFSITAFLTFLQQKARGVPGNGRVK, via the coding sequence GTGGAGGCAGTCTGGCGGGGCTTGGTACAGGCCTTCCGCCTTCTTTTTACCCTTGATCCCGAAGTCCTGGAAATAGTGTATTTAACCCTTAAGGTATGCGGATTGGCTACGGTTATCAGCGTGATTATAGGCGTACCTTTAGGTATTTTTTTGGCTTTAAAGGAGTTTCCCGGGAGGCGGCTGGTGGTCAGCCTGGTCAATACCGGCATGGGCCTGCCGCCGGTAGTCGTCGGGCTGTGGGTTAGTTTTCTCCTCTGGCGCAGCGGCCCCCTGGGGCGGCTGGGCCTCATCTATACCCCGACGGCCATGGTAATTGCCCAGGCCTTCATTGCCACACCCATGGTTACCGGCCTGTCCATGGCGGCCGTTCAGCAGCTGCCCGCCAAGCTCCAGGCCCAGATTATGGCGATGGGGGCCTCACCCTGGCAGCTTTACTGGACAATCATCAGAGAGGCCCGCCTGGGCCTTCTGGCGGCCGTCATCGCCGGGTTCGGTGCCGTCGTCTCCGAGGTGGGGGCGGCTTCCATGGTCGGCGGTAACATTATGCACCACACGAGGGTCCTGACCACGGCTACGGTGATGGAGGTATCCAGGGGCCATTTCGATCTCGCCATGGCCCTGGGCTTTATCCTTCTTGGTCTGGCCTTTAGCATAACGGCCTTCCTTACCTTTCTTCAACAGAAGGCCCGCGGTGTACCCGGTAACGGGAGGGTTAAATAA
- a CDS encoding winged helix-turn-helix domain-containing protein encodes MRVRYKLWLEDDEHVFGEGLFELLQEIERRGSINQAARKLKMSYRQAWGQVKKAEGRLGEKLIYTRVGGETGGGAELTPAGKWFLQRFRQFKYEAGEAIEAAFQRYFGC; translated from the coding sequence ATGCGCGTACGTTATAAGTTGTGGTTGGAAGACGATGAACACGTTTTTGGCGAAGGGCTTTTTGAACTCCTCCAGGAAATCGAGCGAAGGGGTTCCATTAACCAGGCGGCCCGCAAACTAAAGATGTCCTACCGGCAGGCCTGGGGCCAGGTAAAGAAGGCGGAAGGGCGCCTGGGAGAAAAGCTGATTTATACAAGGGTGGGAGGTGAGACGGGCGGCGGCGCCGAACTGACTCCTGCTGGCAAGTGGTTTTTGCAGCGTTTCAGGCAGTTTAAATACGAGGCCGGAGAGGCCATCGAAGCGGCTTTTCAACGCTACTTTGGTTGTTAA
- a CDS encoding ABC transporter ATP-binding protein, translated as MGIEIRLEGIRVQKGGREVLAVDELVVRGSEVWALIGPNGAGKSTLLEVMALLEEPDRGRVFYDGHKIDYRRALFWRRRMAVVFQEALLLDTTVFNNVALGLRFRGYPRSVIKDKVEHWLEVFRIGNLADRPARCLSGGEAQRVSLARAFVLEPQVLFLDEPFAALDLPTRSSLIEELHYILRQTGITAVFVTHDFTELPFLADHVAALQGGRIIQRGTPGHILRRPASIELAGLVGISNILPGEAWLQGGTVRVRLQGGVTLLAGTRLNGRVVACLRPEEITLQAPDTSAPAANVLRGCIRRIVPRGSLCRIELDCGIPLVAETGIHQLRQEGLTPGKEVLAAFPPDAVHLIPA; from the coding sequence ATGGGTATCGAAATTAGACTGGAAGGGATACGCGTGCAGAAAGGCGGGCGCGAGGTCCTGGCGGTGGATGAACTGGTCGTTAGGGGCAGTGAGGTATGGGCATTGATCGGACCCAATGGAGCCGGCAAAAGCACCCTCCTCGAGGTTATGGCCCTGCTAGAAGAACCGGACAGGGGAAGGGTTTTTTATGATGGCCATAAAATTGATTATCGCCGTGCCCTCTTCTGGCGGCGTAGAATGGCGGTAGTCTTTCAAGAAGCTTTATTGCTGGATACAACTGTATTTAATAACGTGGCTTTAGGCCTGCGGTTCCGGGGATATCCCCGGTCGGTTATCAAGGATAAGGTCGAACACTGGTTGGAGGTTTTCCGCATCGGCAATCTCGCCGACCGACCGGCGCGTTGCCTTTCCGGAGGCGAAGCCCAGCGGGTCAGCCTGGCCCGTGCCTTTGTTCTGGAACCCCAGGTCCTTTTTTTGGATGAACCCTTTGCCGCCCTGGATCTTCCCACCAGGAGTTCCCTTATAGAAGAACTCCATTATATATTGAGGCAGACGGGCATTACGGCCGTTTTCGTTACCCATGATTTTACCGAGCTGCCCTTTTTGGCCGATCATGTGGCGGCCCTTCAGGGGGGGCGCATCATCCAGCGCGGTACTCCCGGCCATATCCTCCGCCGTCCGGCAAGCATTGAACTGGCCGGCCTCGTCGGTATAAGCAACATCCTTCCGGGTGAGGCCTGGTTGCAGGGGGGTACCGTCAGGGTGCGCCTGCAGGGAGGGGTAACCCTGTTGGCCGGTACGCGCTTAAACGGGCGAGTGGTGGCCTGCCTGAGGCCGGAAGAAATAACCCTTCAAGCCCCCGATACTTCGGCGCCGGCGGCCAACGTCCTGCGGGGCTGTATAAGGCGTATAGTTCCCCGGGGTAGCCTCTGTCGCATTGAGCTGGACTGCGGCATCCCCCTGGTGGCTGAGACGGGAATCCATCAGCTGCGGCAGGAAGGCCTCACCCCGGGCAAAGAGGTTTTAGCCGCCTTTCCTCCTGATGCGGTGCATTTAATCCCGGCATAA
- the glmU gene encoding bifunctional UDP-N-acetylglucosamine diphosphorylase/glucosamine-1-phosphate N-acetyltransferase GlmU: protein MAAVVAVILAAGQGKRMRSRLPKVLHRIAGRSLVEHVMAAAGEAGVEENVIVIGHGAEEIKAALGAGQKYAFQERQLGTGHALAQAQGAVGNANDILVLCGDTPLIRGTTLKKLLHHHFVTGATATLLTARLANPQGYGRIVRDEEGRVKAIVEERDAAPEEKAIKEINTGIYCFKADFIWPALQQLKPDNDQGEYYLTDVVALAQARGLSIEAVTVEDEEEVLGVNDRVQLAEAAAILRRRINQAHMQAGVTIVDPATTYIDVTVTIEKDTIIYPGTFLEGNTIIGAGCFLGPGTTIRDSRVGEGSTISHAVVLESVIGPGCQVGPFAYLRPGTVLEAGVKVGDFVEIKASRVGRGSKVPHLTYLGDATVGKEVNIGAGTITCNYDGSKKWPTVIEDGVFIGSNTNLVAPVKVGAGAVVGAGSTITEDVPPGALALARERQVNLPYRGKKIEKK, encoded by the coding sequence ATGGCCGCAGTTGTTGCCGTTATCCTGGCCGCCGGCCAGGGAAAACGTATGCGTTCGCGCCTGCCCAAGGTCCTCCACAGGATAGCCGGACGCAGCCTGGTCGAGCATGTCATGGCCGCTGCCGGAGAAGCGGGCGTTGAGGAGAACGTCATTGTCATTGGCCATGGCGCCGAAGAAATAAAGGCCGCCCTTGGTGCCGGGCAGAAATACGCCTTCCAGGAACGACAGCTGGGTACGGGTCATGCCCTGGCTCAAGCCCAGGGCGCCGTCGGAAATGCCAATGACATACTGGTCCTCTGCGGTGATACCCCCCTAATCAGGGGGACGACCTTGAAAAAGCTCCTACACCATCATTTTGTCACCGGAGCGACTGCAACCCTTTTAACGGCGCGGTTGGCAAATCCCCAAGGGTACGGACGCATTGTTCGCGATGAGGAAGGAAGGGTAAAGGCCATTGTCGAAGAAAGGGACGCCGCTCCGGAGGAAAAAGCGATTAAGGAAATAAATACGGGCATCTACTGTTTTAAGGCGGATTTTATCTGGCCTGCCCTGCAGCAATTAAAACCGGATAATGATCAAGGCGAATACTACCTTACTGATGTCGTAGCCCTGGCTCAAGCCCGGGGACTGTCAATAGAGGCGGTCACCGTTGAAGATGAAGAAGAAGTGCTGGGGGTAAACGATCGCGTCCAGCTGGCAGAAGCCGCGGCCATTTTGCGGCGACGGATAAATCAAGCCCATATGCAGGCCGGGGTAACTATTGTCGATCCGGCAACGACATATATCGACGTCACGGTAACAATTGAAAAGGATACAATTATTTATCCAGGAACCTTCCTGGAGGGGAATACTATTATCGGCGCCGGTTGTTTTCTGGGCCCCGGGACGACTATTAGGGACAGCCGGGTGGGCGAGGGCAGCACCATTAGCCATGCCGTAGTTCTGGAAAGCGTTATAGGCCCCGGCTGTCAGGTAGGTCCCTTTGCCTACCTGCGGCCGGGAACCGTTTTAGAAGCCGGCGTCAAGGTAGGTGATTTTGTCGAGATTAAAGCTTCACGGGTGGGCCGGGGCTCCAAGGTGCCGCACCTGACCTATTTGGGCGATGCCACCGTGGGGAAGGAAGTAAACATCGGCGCCGGGACCATCACCTGCAATTATGACGGCAGCAAGAAATGGCCTACAGTAATTGAGGACGGAGTCTTTATCGGCAGCAACACCAACCTGGTCGCTCCGGTGAAGGTGGGTGCGGGGGCCGTTGTAGGTGCCGGTTCTACCATTACCGAAGATGTACCGCCCGGGGCATTGGCCCTGGCCCGGGAAAGACAAGTTAATTTGCCTTACAGGGGTAAAAAGATAGAGAAAAAATGA
- the ispE gene encoding 4-(cytidine 5'-diphospho)-2-C-methyl-D-erythritol kinase — protein MDALKVRAYGKINLTLKVLDRRPDGYHNLSTIFQSIALQDTLELNREAEGIAIEVKGASLPTGKDNLIYRAAALLKRRYGFSGIRIILTKKIPIAAGLGGGSSDAAATLVGINYLFNLGLTPGQLVRLGAEVGADVPFCVLGGTALGRGRGDELSLLPSPPRLWLVLVKPSFGVSTAAVYRHWDTDPPGENPEPPNEGRILEAIKAGDRKLLIDSLGNDLETITCRLYPEVKDIKLKLMEAGAERAVMCGSGPTVFGVAPDKETAQQIAARLRRIYPQTIVTCTL, from the coding sequence TTGGATGCCCTTAAGGTGCGGGCTTATGGTAAAATAAATTTGACTCTTAAGGTTCTAGACCGCCGTCCCGACGGTTATCACAATTTAAGCACCATTTTTCAAAGCATCGCCCTCCAGGATACACTGGAGTTAAACCGAGAGGCGGAAGGCATCGCTATTGAAGTCAAAGGAGCTTCCCTGCCTACGGGGAAAGATAATTTGATTTACCGGGCGGCCGCCTTGCTTAAACGGCGATACGGTTTTTCAGGAATACGTATCATCCTTACAAAGAAAATTCCCATTGCGGCCGGCCTGGGAGGGGGCAGCAGTGACGCTGCAGCCACGCTGGTGGGAATAAACTACCTTTTCAACCTGGGATTAACGCCGGGACAGCTGGTGCGGCTGGGAGCAGAGGTGGGAGCGGACGTCCCCTTTTGTGTGCTGGGCGGCACTGCCCTGGGTCGGGGCAGGGGTGATGAGTTAAGCCTGTTGCCGTCGCCGCCCCGGTTGTGGTTGGTACTGGTGAAGCCTTCCTTCGGGGTAAGCACCGCCGCGGTATACCGGCACTGGGATACCGATCCCCCCGGGGAGAATCCGGAACCTCCCAATGAAGGGAGGATCCTGGAGGCCATAAAGGCGGGCGACCGGAAGCTGCTCATCGATTCCCTGGGTAACGACCTCGAAACAATAACCTGCCGTCTGTATCCGGAGGTAAAGGATATAAAATTAAAGCTTATGGAGGCCGGGGCGGAACGGGCCGTCATGTGCGGCAGCGGTCCCACGGTTTTCGGTGTGGCCCCCGATAAGGAGACGGCCCAACAGATCGCTGCCCGGCTGCGAAGGATTTACCCTCAAACAATAGTCACCTGCACCCTGTAA
- a CDS encoding DUF4829 domain-containing protein, producing the protein MRKSLPVLLLLLILLNLSGCQSRKETAAAFKEFQNEITGIEVYATEKPGEEPRQIINLVDRQLTQRFLNLLGPLPKTEPPPEDWKGKKDYLAFKYNKNGEIAVSKRYPFWHQDNAPGYLELEDGWHQVAAEFYTKLAPLAEYTEASSDIDPQDAAFLKQYGWTIFYKIKTYTGRLPDKFIHESGEYPVSLYYAYNNELSRDVGLDITPYLGKTVTVNLYKIEEPLPPFMEPRRDANRAVIVKDGIKIIGAWLDAGRHDAFACSLKGRRLEEITGKSWGEWVDQYIDHQNPQEKLISQMSPEKVIETYYEAINNNDPRTAHATETRRRLVSYLFRNMDNNRLYNYSYATNDADEIGNITRARIIRIQPINDPATAGRDDVKKFMVEVDLNVRRVVTYDSGRRILFFTLRQETPTTGWRIDTIGTGP; encoded by the coding sequence ATGCGAAAAAGTTTGCCCGTCCTCCTGTTGCTCTTAATTTTACTAAACCTTTCCGGCTGCCAGTCCCGCAAAGAAACGGCGGCTGCGTTTAAAGAATTTCAAAATGAAATTACCGGCATAGAAGTCTATGCGACCGAAAAGCCCGGCGAGGAACCGCGTCAGATAATAAACCTTGTCGACAGGCAGTTGACCCAACGCTTTTTAAACCTTCTCGGCCCACTACCCAAAACAGAACCTCCACCTGAGGATTGGAAGGGGAAAAAAGACTACCTTGCCTTTAAATATAACAAAAACGGTGAAATAGCCGTCAGCAAACGTTACCCTTTCTGGCACCAGGATAATGCCCCCGGTTATCTGGAACTGGAAGACGGCTGGCATCAGGTAGCGGCAGAATTTTATACCAAGCTGGCACCCCTTGCCGAATATACCGAAGCCTCCAGCGATATCGATCCTCAAGATGCCGCCTTTTTAAAACAATACGGCTGGACCATCTTTTACAAAATTAAAACCTATACCGGCCGTCTCCCTGATAAATTCATCCATGAATCCGGGGAATATCCCGTATCCCTTTACTATGCCTACAACAATGAGTTAAGCAGGGATGTCGGCCTTGACATCACCCCCTACCTGGGTAAAACGGTCACCGTCAATCTTTATAAAATCGAAGAGCCCCTACCCCCTTTTATGGAGCCGCGCCGGGATGCCAACCGGGCCGTCATTGTTAAGGACGGGATTAAAATAATTGGAGCCTGGCTCGATGCCGGACGCCATGATGCCTTCGCGTGTTCTCTTAAGGGGCGCCGTTTGGAGGAAATTACCGGCAAAAGTTGGGGGGAGTGGGTCGACCAGTATATCGACCACCAAAATCCCCAGGAAAAGCTGATCAGCCAGATGTCTCCGGAAAAAGTCATTGAAACCTATTACGAGGCCATTAACAACAATGATCCCCGTACTGCCCACGCGACAGAAACGCGCCGCCGCCTGGTAAGTTACTTGTTCCGCAATATGGACAACAACCGCTTGTATAATTACTCCTACGCAACTAACGATGCCGATGAGATCGGCAACATCACCCGGGCCAGGATAATTCGCATCCAGCCCATAAACGATCCTGCCACAGCAGGCCGGGATGACGTAAAAAAATTTATGGTAGAAGTCGACCTCAACGTACGCAGGGTAGTGACCTACGACAGCGGCAGGCGCATACTGTTTTTTACCCTGCGGCAGGAGACGCCTACTACTGGGTGGCGCATCGACACCATTGGTACAGGTCCTTAA